The DNA window GGTCTCCTCATTCCAGGCGAGGACGGCCTTGGCCCGGGCGCCACCAGCAGAGGTGCCGACGCGCAAGATCTCTTGAAGTGCGCGATGATCATCTTCACCCTTGAGCACACCGGCCAGTTCTTCACGCGCGGCAATGACCCTGTTGGCGAGCTCGACAAGCGGAGCGATATCGACCGGCCGGCCCTGTTCACGGCGCTCACCGGTAGCGGGCTCGAATTCGAGCGCGCCCATGCCTCTGCGGCCGGTGTAACAAAGGCGCTCGACCGGATCGAAGCTGTCGGCTGTGCGGCCCTGCTCGGCAAGCCAACGATTGATGAGGGCGTTGCCAAACTTGTCGGGCAGGCTGTCGGCCAGCATGCCCGGAAGCCCCTTGAAGGTCTCGTAATTCAGCGCGGGAAAGTCGTAGACGCCGCTTCGTAGGGGCATTGTGAGTGGGGCGACTTCTATGCCGCTGCGACTGAATTCCGGAGTGTATTCGAAGACCCCGACATCGCGATCCTCATCCCACAGGACGGCGCCGATCTGACGACCCCAGAGATTGACTACGGCACGCGTCATGGGGCCTCGTCACCCCAGCTCCATTCCTCGCCAGCCTCACCTTCAGAAGACTTGCGCACCCTTTGCCGCGCTTTGCCGGTGTCGGACCGGGGATCGAGCGGGCTCAGCTTGGCATCCGGCATGACATCCAGCAGGCGGTCTTCAATTTCGAGCGCACGCATTATCCTGGCGAGGCTATCGATGGTCCCGCCATTACCGGCTTCCAGGCGGGCGAGCGTTGAACGCGAGATACCTGCCATTTCCGCAAGCTCGGCCTGCTTGAGGTTGCGTGATATGCGATATGCTTCGATCTGCTTCCCGAGGTCGGATCGCAGTACCGATAGAGGGCGCAGGTCTGGTGAATCATAATGTGGCATTATCGAGACATTATCTCCGATATGGAGCTTTGTGTAGCGATTTTGCGTCTTTACATGAAGGCTCTTAATGTGTCAATATCGAGACGTAAATTGGCTTATCACCGATAATGCATCAAATTTGCGACTTTATGTAGGTCGGAGTGATGGAAATGGATGACGAGAAGGAGCAAAACGACCAGACGGACTGGAAGGGCCTACGAGAGATCGACCGTGCCATCTCCGAAAATCGCCTAACGTCATACTCTTGGAGGAAGGCTTGGGCCGACCCCTGGGGCAGGATCAAGCTCATCGCAATCCTCGTGGCGCTGGCTGCTTTTGTTGCGTTCGTAATCGTCAACGATGTGATCCTTTAAGGGCGCCGCCACTCCTTTATTGCATCTGCCGCCTCCTCGCTCGCGCCTGTGGCGCCTTCTGTTTGGCCATCCAAGTAGCCTCTCACTGATCCGATCCGCCCGCGACCTTGCCGACGCACCCGCTCGACTTCATCCGTGATGCCAGACCGATCCGGAGCATCGGGCATTGAGGGACCACCCGAAGAGCTCACGGCTCCTCTTGCGCGTACCTGCCCAGCACTTCCGATTCCGGGGCGGCTGACCGGAACGAAGTCGGGCAGCGAAAGGTCGGCTTCGATGTTGTCCTGAAGCCGATCAGCATAGCTATCGACAAACCGTGATTGCAGCTGCTGACCCCGCGCGCTCATCTGGAACTCGATGTCATCGAAGCGCACCGGCCCGTAGTAGTCGCGATTGGCTTCGATCTCGGCCATGCCCCATTCGCGATAGGCCTGGCTCAAGTTCAGCGTGCCTGCGGCGCTGTTGGCCTCGTACCAGCTGGCCTGGTTCTCGAGGCGGCTGGCCATCTCTTCGGCCCGACGCGCCTCTCGCGTATAGCTCTCGGCTTCGGTCAGCGATCGGCTGAGACCCGACGAGCTGGTCGATACCTGCGAAACCGAGCTCGAGCTCGTCTCGCGCAAGAAACCTTCACGCGTGTTCGACCAGTTGCGACTGTCGGAAAGCTGGCGCAGCGTTCCCATGATCCTGCCGCGGTCTTCCGAGGCGATCCCGATATCGCTGTCCGTCCATGACTGATTGCGGCCGCCTCTTGCCTTGGCGCCCACTTGCGCCACGCCAACATTGGCTCCAGCTCCACCATTGACCTCGCCATTGAGGAACCATGAGATCGTAATGTCGTCGGACGCGCGCCGGGACAGGCCGAACTGCTGCTGAAGCGTCCTCGAGGCATTGTCGACTTCGCTGAATGCCGTGCCGATGCTGTCGTTCGTGCCGACGCCGCTGACCGTGTCGGAGCTTTGACCCTGGCTGTAGGCATTGCGGATCTCGCTGAACCGGGTGAGCGCAGAGCTCGTCGATTGCTGGGCGAGGTTGGCATAGGTCTCGCTCTGCGTCCGGCTCTGGCTTGCCATCGTTCCGAGCCGGCCGGTGAAGTCCTGCCCCAGT is part of the Novosphingopyxis iocasae genome and encodes:
- a CDS encoding helix-turn-helix domain-containing protein, which translates into the protein MPHYDSPDLRPLSVLRSDLGKQIEAYRISRNLKQAELAEMAGISRSTLARLEAGNGGTIDSLARIMRALEIEDRLLDVMPDAKLSPLDPRSDTGKARQRVRKSSEGEAGEEWSWGDEAP